CCTGGTGCGGCGGGAGGTGGTGGACCGGTTGGGCGGCTGGGTGACCGACCCGCTGCTGGACGGCTTGGAGGACCACGTCTTCTGGCGGCACGTCGTGCGCGCCGGCCGGTCGACGGCCCTGGTGCAGCAGGTGCTGCTGCGCCGCCTGCGCCCCGACCCGCCGGTCCGGCCGCTGGACCTCGACCCGCGCGGCTCGTGGGAGCGGGCCCTGGAGGCCTGAGGGCTCGACGGGGCGGGGGACGGCCGACAGGGCTGGAGGCGGCCGGCGCCTGCTACCGGCGGGGCCGCTTCGCCAGTTCGGTGAGCAGCGCGTCGATGTTCTCGTCGGACAGCACCGGGTTGATGCCCCCGACGAGGGTGCGCTCGACGGCCTCCAGCACGACGACGTCCTGGTCCGCCAGCATGCGCCCGACCTTGGCGGGGTCGGACTCCACCACGTCGCCGTGCACCATCGTGATGTCGGAGAACCCGCCGGCCAGGTACCGGTTGACGAGGAAGGTGAACGAGTCCCCGATCAGCCCGACCTTGGGTGCCACCCCGCCCGAGCCGGCGGGCTGCGTCAGCCGCTTGGGCTCCTTGAACGTGTCGTTCACGTCGTGGCTGCGGACCTCCTTGCCGTCCGGTGCCAGGTCGTACTCCTGCACCTGCCAGCGCTGGGTGCGCCCGAGCAGCTTCGGCAGGTCGCCGACCAGGTCGAAGGCCCGGGTCTTGGTGATCCGCCAGTTCTTGGTGGAGCCGGGCTGGACGGCCTCGGCGATGGCGCGCGTCATGACGATGCCGCCCTCGTGCGTCCAGTGGGTGTCGTTCTTGGCGTAGACCGGGCGGCCCACCTCGCGGGCCGCCGCGTCGAGGTCCGCGCGGAGGTCGAGCGCGCCGGTCTCGGGCGCGAGCCGGCGCCAGAACTCGTCCCGCGCGCGCTGGTAGCACTTGGCGCCCAGGTAGTCGTCGCCGAGGTTCGCGGGGGCGGCCGTGGCCTTGTTGGGCGGCACGACCAGCACGAACTTCCGCCCGGACGCCTCCACGCCGGCTCGCAGCTTGTTGAGCTTGGCGATCACCTCGTCGAGGGGCCTGGCCGGCTGGCACGCCACCTGCACGTCGTAGCCGAGGTACAGCCAGCCGTCGCTGCCTTCCACCACGACGGGGAACCCGCTGGCGCGCGGGATCTCCACCCCGTCGAGCGATTCGTCCTGCGGCGGTGCGGGGACCGCGCCCGGCACGGCGCCGCTGCTGTGCTTCTGCCCGAACGGGTACGGCTCGCCGAACACGCCCCGGCTGACCCCGTCGGCGGCGCGCACCGCGACGTCGCGCAGCGGCAGGTGGTCGGTGGACCACCGGTCGAAGGAGGTGAAGAAGCCGAACCCGTCCGCGGGGGACGGGAAGGACGCCAGCGGCCGGTTCTCGAACTCCGGCGGCCGCACGCCGAGACCCAGCAGAACCAGGGGGGTGAGGAAGAAGACGGTCGCCGCGATCCGCGCGCCGCGCTGCCGCTCGCTGTGCCGGGGCCGGTAGAGCGCGTGCTCGTTCGGCAGGAAGGACTCCGGGATCGCCGGCAGCGGGGTGAGCTGGTTCTGATCGCGCGAGTCGGCAGGTGTCACGCGCTCAGGGTATCGACCGGGACCCCGGCGGCGTGGTCGGAACGGAGTGGTCGGAACGACGTCGGTGGCCACCACCCGAGGCGGGTGGTGGCCACCGGTGTCCGCTGTGCGCGTGCGGGTGGACGTCGGTGGCCACGGGTCACGCCGTGCGCGTCAGGCCAGGCCGGCCTTGCGGGACTCCACGTCGATGTCGTTGTCGACCATCATCGCGACCAGCTGGTCGAAGTCGACCTCCGGCTTCCAGCCCAGCTTGTCGTGCGCCTTGGAGGCGTCGCCGACCAGCAGGTCGACCTCGGCCGGGCGGAAGAACCGCGGGTCCTGGGTGACGTGCTTCTCCCAGTCCTCGATGCCGGCGTGGGTGAAGGCGGCGTTGACGAAGTCGCGGACGCGGTGGGTCTTGCCGGTGGCGATGACGAAGTCGTCGGGCTCGTCCTGCTGGAGCATCTGCCACATGGCCTGCACGTAGTCGCCGGCGAAGCCCCAGTCGCGGCGCGGCTCGAGGTCGCCCAGCACCAGGGTGTCCTGGAGGCCGAGCTTGATGCGCGCGACCGCGTTGGTGATCTTGCGGGTCACGAACTCCAGGCCGCGGCGCGGGGACTCGTGGTTGAACAGGATGCCGGAGCAGGCGTAGAGGCCGTAGCTGTCCCGGTAGTTGACGGTGATGTCGTGGCCGAAGACCTTGGCCACGCCGTACGGGGAGCGCGGGTAGAACGGGGTGGTCTCGCGCTGCGGGGTCTCGCGGACCTTGCCGAACATCTCCGAGCTGGACGCCTGGTAGAAGCGGATCGGGTTGTTCTGGCTGCCGCCCGCCATGCGGATGGCCTCGAGCATCCGCAGGACGCCCAGGCCGGTCACGTTCGCGGTCAGCTCGGCCTGCTTGAAGCTCAGCGCCACGAACGAGATGGCCGCGAGGTTGTAGACCTCGTCGGGCTGGGTCTGCTCCAGGGCCGCCACCAGGCTCGGGAGGTCCTGGAGGTCGCCGGACACCAGCTCGACGAACGGCAACTCCTGCTGGATGAGCTCGGCCCGGGGGTTGTTCTGGCCCTTGACCAGGCCGAACACCTCGTAGCCCTTGCTGTTGAGCAGCTCGGCGAGATACCTGCCGTCTTGACCGGTGATACCGGTGATCAATGCACGCGCCACCGCGCAAGGATGCCACGGGCGGGTTGCCCGCCGACCCGCGCCCCCTCACCCGATGCGGCGAGTTCGCCGAGGTAGGGGTTCGATCATGGTCCGCGGCGGCAACCCCCGCGCCATGCGCGGCGTCTGTAGAGGTGACCCCGAACCACCCGACGAAGCCGGAGTGCGGCCATGTGGTTGGCTGTGAGCCTGGTCACTTTGGGAGCGGTCGCATTTTCGGTGCGAACCGTTCGGGTGCTGCGGTCCGTACAGAAAACCGACCGGAGTCACCCGCCCATTGGGACAACAACGTCCACCTAGGCCCTATGGGGGATTGTGCGCTTGCCGTACGATCTTTTTCGGGTCGAGCACGACCTGTGCCTGCTAGGGGACCTCACAACAGAGGTAGGTGCGTCATGGATCTCGCACTGAGCAAGGTGATCGAGCTGCGCGAGAGCGGTTTCCAGTTCCTCCACCTTCGGGACGAGGACGGGCAGCTCGATCGCATCATGGCGTTCAAGCAGCGCAGAGGGTTCATCGACTCGATCCTGTTCTGGTCCGAGACGGAGGCCCGCGCAGGCCGTCTACCTGCGGTTCGGGACTCCACGCGGGCCGCGCAGGCGGTCTGGATCTACGAGGGTCCGCTCGTGGAGGCGGTCGACCGGCTGCTCGACCTGCCGGAGCCGGGTACGCGGAACGCGCCGACGCTGATGAAGCGGACGGCCTCCGACCTGGCCGTGGTGACGACGCTGCCGTTCAAGCTGAAGTTGCCCCCGGGCGCCATCGCCTGAGGTCTACGCAACAGTTGCGCAGCCCCGCGTGGAGAACGCGGGGCTCTTCGGCGTGGTGACGGAGAGTACATTTTCTCGCGCTTTCGCTTGCAATGCGTGACGAGAATATGCACCCTTTCACTGCGCGCACGACAATGTTGCGACCAATACGACCAATACTCCCGGTTACGACGGGGATAACAATTGCTCATACCATCCGGTTATGCCCTGCGCGGTGTCACCAATCCGGATTCGTAGGCGAGCACGACCAGTTGCGCCCGGTCGCGGGCACCCAGTTTCACCATCACCCGGGAGACGTGGGTCCGGGACGTCGCCGGGCTGATGACCAGGTGATCGGCGATCTCCTCGTTCGACAGACCACCCGCGACCAGGGCCAGGACCTCCCGCTCCCGGGCGGTCAGCTCGCGCAGCGCGGCCGGGTCCGGGCGGCGGTGCTCAGGGCGGGCCGCGAACTCCTCGATCAGCCGCCGGGTCACGCTCGGGGCCAGCAGGGCGTCACCCTGCGCGACGACCCGGAGGGCGTGCAGCAGCTCGACCGGGTCGGTGTCCTTGAGGAGGAACCCCGACGCGCCGCTCTTGAGCGCCTCGAACACGTACTCGTCGACGTTGAACGTGGTCAGCACGAGCACCTTCACGTCCGGCAGCTCCGCCTTGACCCGCCGGGTGGCCTCCAGGCCGTCGGTGCCGGGCATCCGGATGTCCATCACCACCACGTCCGGGTGGTGCTCATGCGCCAGCCGGACCGCCTCCGCGCCGTCGCCCGCCTCGCCGACCACCTCGAACCCGTCCTCGGTGTCCAGCAGCAGCCGGAAACCCGCCCGGACCAGCACCTGGTCGTCGGCCAGCACCACCCTGATCATGACTGCCCTCCCACGGCAGAACCGCACGCACCTCGAACCCGCCCTCCGGGTGCGGCCCGGCGGCGAACCGGCCGCCCAGCGCCGCCACCCGCTCCCGCATGCCCCGCAACCCGGTGCCCGCGCCCTGCCGCCCGCCGTGCGCGCCCGACCCGTCGTCGCGGACCGACAGCTCCAGGGCGTCGTCGGTCCGGGTGAACGTGATGGTGACGGCCGTGGCGTCGGGCGCGTACCGCATCGCGTTGGTCAGCGACTCCTGCACCACCCGGTAGGCGGCGGCGTCGACCGGCGCGGGCAGCTCGCCCGGCTCCCCCACCACGCGCGCCTTGGGCACGGGCCCGACCAGCTCGTCGAGCCGCCGCAGCGACGGCACGGGCGCGGTGCCCTCGCCGGTGCGCAGGACGCCGAGGGTCGCGCGGAGGTCCTCCAGCGCGTGGCCGGACGCCTCCTTGATGGCCTTGAGCGCCTTCACGGCCTCCTCGGGGCGCCGGTCGGCGACGTGCGCCGCGACCCCGGCCTGGACGTTGATCATCGCGAGGCTGTGCGCGACCACGTCGTGCACCTCGCGCGCGATGCGCAGCCGCTCTTCCTCCACCTGGCGATCCCGACGCTCGACCTTGCGGACCTGGCGCAGCGACAGCAGCGCGATCGCCGGCGCGACGATCAGCGGCCCCCAGTGCCCGGTCACGTAGTACAGCCACGTGGACACGCCGGTCACAGCGAGCACCGCGATCGGGAACCGCCGACGCCACAGCAGCGGGACGAACGTCGCCCCGAACCACACCCACGCCAGCCATGCCACGAGCCGACCGTACGGGAGGAGCGGGGCGGGGACATCGGTCCGCAGGCGGGCGCACGGCCTACGTCAGCGGACGTACGCGCCACCGGGACGGGTGAAGAAATCCACTCGCGAGAGTTAGCGAGCTTGAACCGGACACCCGGATTGCGAAACTTTCCCGCCCATGAACCTCAGGAAGACCATCTCGGGGGCCGCTGTCGCCCTCGGCAGCACCGCCGTCGTGCTCGGCCTGGGCGGCACCGCGCACGCGTCCGGAGTGGACCTCCAGAGCAACCCGACGCTGGACACCGAGCTGGGCAAGCTCGGCCGGGTCGGCGACCTCGCCAGCGCCGACACCGACGACGTGAACGGCAAGTTCCAGCTGGTCAACGGCCAGCAGCCGGACGTGAAGGCGGTGATCACCGACCTGGACGCGCAGCAGGCCGCGTCCATGCTCGGCTACGGCAAGAACGACCCGACCTCGCACATCGACACCGGCCTGGGCATCTGACCCGGCCCCTTCGAGCCGGAACGGTCCCGGCCCCCTCCCCCTCGGGTCGGGGCCGTTCCAACCCAGTCCCCACCGGTTCCACCCGCTAGCGGCCGACCGCGTAGCCCTGGTTGCCCCGCGGGTTGGCCGCGGCCCGCAGGAAGCCGTCCCGGGAGTCCCGGGCCACGGCCGACATGCGGCCCAGCGTCCACGCACCCGCCTCGACCACCCGGTGGCCGCGCGCGCCCAGCTCCGCGAGCGCGTCCGCACCCAGCCTGGTCTCGGCGACCAGCTCGCCCGGCGTCCAGCCCCGTGGCGCGAACGAACTCGGGAAGGCGTTCGTGTGCCACATCGGCGAGTCGATCGCCTCCTGGAGGTTCATCCGGCCGGCGGTGTGCGCGAGCCAGAACGCGAGCTGCCACTGGTCCTGCTGGTCGCCGCCGGGCGTGCCGAACGCGAGCGCCGGCAGGCCGTCGCGCAGCGCGAGCGACGGCGACAGCGTGATCCGGGGCCGGCGCCCGGGCACCAGCGAGTTCGGCAGGCCCTGGTCCAGCCAGAACATCTGCGCCCGGCTGCCCAGGCAGAACCCGAGCGACGGGATGGTCGGCGACGACTGGAGCCAGCCGCCCGACGGGGTCGCCGACACGATGTTGCCCCACCGGTCCACGACGTCGACGTGCACGGTGTCCCCGCGCGACACCCCGGTCCGCTCGACGGTCGGCTCGCCCAGCGCGCCGCCGCCGCGCCCCGAGCCGGCGGCGTCGTGACCCGACCGGATGTGCTCGGGCAGCACGGCCCGCCGCCCGCCCGGCGACCCGGGCCGCAGCTCCAGCGACGCCGTGTCGCCGACCAGGGCGCGGCGCTCGGCGGCGTACTCGCGGGACAGCAGCACGTCCAGCGGGACGTCACCGGAGTCCCCGTACCAGGCCTCGCGGTCGGCGAAGGCGAGCTTCGCGCACTCCACCGCCAGGTGCACGGTCTCGGCCGTGGGCACCCCGTCGACGTAGGTCAGCCGGTCGCTGAAACCTTCCAAGAGCAGCAGTTGCTGGAGCAGCACCGGTCCCTGCGACCAGCCGCCGACCTTCGCGACGGTCCACTCGCCGAACTCCACCGCGACCGCGTCCTCGTAGGTCGCCTGCCACGACGCCATGTCCTCGCCGGTCAGCACGCCCGCGTGGTCGCGGCCGGACTCGTCGCGGAACGCGGTCTTGCAGAACTCGTCCACCTGCGCCGCCACGAACCCCTGCGACCACGCCCGGCGCGCCGCCTCGATCTGGGCCTCGCGGTCCGACCCGGCCGCCTCACCCGCCGCCAGCAGCCACTCCCAGGTGTCGGCGAGCTTCGGGTTGCGGAACCGCGACCCGGGCTTCGGCGGCTTCCCGCCGGGCAGCCACAGCGCGGCCGACGACGTCCAGTGGTCGCGGAACAGGTCCGAGACGGTGTCCACGACGCTCGACACGCGCTCCAGCAGCGGGAACCCGTCGCGGGCGTAGCCGATGGCGTGGCCCAGCACCTCGCGCAGCGACTTGGTCCCGTAGTCGCGCAGCAGCGTCAGCCAGCCGTCCCACGCGCCCGGCACGGTCGCCGCGAGCAGCCCGCTGCCCGGCACCAGGTCCAGGCCCAGCGACCGGTAGTGCTCGGCGGTGGCACCGGCGGGCGCGACGCCCTGGCCGGCCAGCACCCGCGGCGCCGACTCGCCGGCCGCCGCGAAGACGACGGGCACCTCGCCGCCCGGCCCGTTCAGGTGCGGCTCGACGACCTGGAGGACGAAGCCCGCCGCGACCGCGGCGTCGAACGCGTTGCCGCCGTCCTCCAACACCGCCATGCCCGCGCCGGACGCGAGCCAGTGCGTGGAGGCGACCATGCCGTGGGTGCCGACGAGTTCTGGTCGGGTGGTGAACACGCCCGACAACCTACGTGGGTGCCACCCGGTTGGTTAACCCGGCTAACTAAATCGTGTCCTGATGGTTCAGCCCGCCTTCAGGATCGGCGTCACCCGGCCGCTCCGTCACCGGCCGCTCCGTCACCCGGCCGCCGCGGGCTGCTTGCGGCCGAGGCCCTCGCGCACCAGGCCCGCCCGGCGCAGGGCGTCCTCGTCGAGGTGGTTGCGGGTGTCCAGGACCAGCACGCCGTTCATCAGCCCGGCCACCCGCGCCCAGTCCAGCGTGCGGAACTCGGGCCACTCGGTGAGCAGCACGACCGCGTCCGCGTCGCGCACCGCCGAGTACGGGTCGTCCACCACGGTCATGCCCACCAGCGGCTCCCGGATCTCCGGGTCGTGGGCCACCAGCTCCGCGCCCTCGAACGCCAGCAGCTCGGCCACCGCCAGCGCGGGCGAGTCGCGCAGGTCGTTCGTGCCCGCCTTGAACGCCAGCCCCAGGATGCCGATCCGGGCGCCCGCGAGCGTGCCGCCCACCGCGTCCCGCACCTTGTCCACCACCCGGCGCTGCTGCCGGTGGTTGGTGTCGATGGTGGCCTTGACCAGCGCGAAGTCCACACCCACGGACTCGGCGATCTGGACCATGGCGTGCGTGTCCTTGGGCAGGCACGACCCGCCCCAGCCCGGTCCGGGCTTGAGGAAGGACTGGCCGATGCGCCGGTCGTAGCCCATGCCGTCGGTCACCGACGACACGTCCGCACCGACCAGCTCGCACAGCTCGGCCACCGCGTTGACGTAGGACAGCTTCATCGCGAGGAAGCAGTTGGCCGCGTACTTGACCATCTCCGCGCTCGCCGCGTCCATCAGGACGGTGGGCGCACCCAGCTTCGCGAAGAGCGCCGCGACCCGTTCGGCGGCCTGCGGGGAGTCCGAGCCGACGACGATCCGGTCCGGGTGCAGGAAGTCGCGGACCGCGCTGCCCTCGCGCAGGAACTCGGGGTTCGACACCACGGCGACGTCCTCGCGCCCCAGCAGGGCGGCGACCCGCTGCGACGTGCCGACCGGGACCGTGGACTTGCACACCACGACCGTCCCGTACGGCAGGACCTCGCGCAGGTCGCGGGCCACCGACTCGACCGCCGACAGGTCCGCCGCGCCGCCCGCGCCCATCGGCGTCGGCAGGCACAGGAACACCACCTCGGCGTCCGCGACGGCGGTCGTGAGGTCGGCCGTGAAGTGCAGGCGGCCGGCCGCCTGGCCCTCCCCGACCAGCTCGGTGAGGCCGGGTTCGAGGATGTCCACCTGCCCGGCGCGCAGTCGGGACACCTTCAGGACGTCGACGTCCGCACACACGACCCGATGACCCAGGGATGCCAGGCAGGCTCCCGTCGTCAGGCCCACGTAACCCGTTCCCACGACCGCGATCCGTCGGACGAACATGCGTGTGACGGTCGCAGCCGAAGTTTGCCGTGGGTCAAACACCAGTTGTATGCGGAGAGTGAGGTGGGTAGTCCCCTGGGTGTACATCGACACCCCTCTGGCGGCGGACGCGCTATCGGGTGGCGGGCGGGCATCGTGCAGGTATGGAACTCCTGCTGATCACACTGCTGTTCGCGGGACTGGCCCTGCTCGCGGCCGTGCCGTTGGTCGCATTGCTGCACCTCTCCGAGCACAAACCGCTGAACGACCGTTAACCTCCCTTTCCGGCACAGCGGCCGGGTGATGGAGGTTGGCATGAAGATCGAGGGAACCGCGGCGGTCGTCACCGGTGGGGCGTCCGGCCTGGGCTTGGCGACGGCGCGGGCACTGGCCGCGAAGGGTGCCGCGGTGTTCGCCCTGGACCTGAAGGTCGAGGGCGCCCCGGAGGTCGAGGGCGTCACGTACCTGGCGGCCGACGTCACGTCGGAGGAGGACGTGCAGGCGGCCGTCGACACCGCCGCAGGCTCCGGCAACCCCCTGCGGATCGTGGTGAACTGCGCCGGCATCGGCCCGTCCACGCGGACGGTCGGCAAGTCCGGCCCCCACTCCCTGGAGCTGTACCGCAAGGTCATCGACGTCAACCTGGTCGGCACGTTCAACGTGCTGCGCCTGGCGGCGGCGGCCATGGGCAAGACCGAGCCGCTGGAGCACGGCCAGCGCGGCATCGTGATCAACACGGCGTCCATCGCGGCGTTCGACGGCCAGATCGGCCAGGTGGCGTACGCGTCCTCGAAGGCAGCCGTGGTCGGCATGACCCTGCCGGCCGCACGCGACCTGTCGTCGGTGGGCGTCCGGGTGATGACCATCGCGCCCGGCATCGTCGACACCCCCATGCTCGCGACCGTCTCCGAGGAGTTCCGCGCGGGCCTGGCAGCCGGCGTGCCGTTCCCGAAGCGCCTGGCCCTGCCGGAGGAGTACGCCCAACTCGCGGTGTCGATCGTCGAACACGACTACCTGAACGGCGAAGTCATCCGCATGGACGGCGCCCTCCGCATGGCCCCCCGCTAACCCCCGCCACCGCGAACCCACACCCGGCGCAGCCCCGCCGCCGCAGCCCCCGGCGCCGCCCGCAGCCTCACCGCCCCCGAGCCCACGCCAGCGCCCGGGGGCAAGCGGCGCACTCGCACCCGGCACCGGGGGCAAGCGGCGCACCCGCACCCGGCACCGGGGGCAAGCGGCGCACCCGCACCCGGCACCGGGGGCAAGCGGCACACCCGCACCCGGCACCGGGGGCAAGCGGCACACCCGCACCCGGCGCCGGGGGCAAGCGGCACACCCACAGCCCGCGCCCGAGAGGAAGCCGCACACCCGGAACCCGCGGCCAGCGGCGCACCCCGAACCCGCGGCCGGGAGGCGAGCGGCGCGCGCAGCCGGCGCCGGGGAGGGTCGGGGGCAAGCGACGCACCCGAAGCCCACGCCGGGCCGGCGCGGGCCGAACCCACGCGGCCCGAGCTGCGGACCCGAGGGCGCCTCAAGTCGAGCCCGCGCGCCCGAGGGGCCTCATGTCAGCGCGCCGGGCGGCGCATCCCGAACCCCGCGCGGGGACGGCGTGAACGTCGTCGCTGGCCGCAGCTCGTCGCTCGGCGCACGTCGTCGCTCGTGAACCCGCCGGCGTGCCCCCGCGTGCTCCGAGCCATACCGGCGACCGAGCCCGCCGGCGGTCGGTTCCGGTCGGCGGGAGCGTCGGCCCGGTTGGAGCCGAGCGTTGCCTGCCGTGGTCCCGCGCTCCTTGTTTACGGGATGCGCGAGTCGCCGTTCGGTTCCCAAACCGACATGTCACACGATCGAGTGACATACCTGAAGATCACCGCACAGCCACTCTACCAGCGACGATGCCCTAAGAACGGCTTTCTCCGCTAAGCGCTTCGTCCGCGGACTCAGAGGTCGCCGGCGAAGGGCAGGTTGTTCATGGCGTCCGACGTCATCCACTCGCGCAGTGCGTGCGTGGCCCGGACGTCGTCCTCGTTGTACTCCAGCAGCCGCCGCCGTTGGGCCGGGTTCGGGGGTGCGCCGTCCATTCCCACCGCGTCCCGGTACCAGCGCATCGAGTTCTCGCCGCCGGCCTCCGGGTCGCGCCACGCGAAGCCGGCCACGGGGGCGATCGTCTTCAGGCCCTTGCCGTGGGCGCACAGGAACTGGTCCTGCACGATGCCGAACAGGTCCACCCACGAGTCGGACGCGATGAACTCCTTGACCTGCCCCACGGTCGGGATCCCCGGCCGGCCCTTGAACCGCTCCGCCGACCCGATCAGCCACCGGTTCTCGGCCAGCTCGTTGTAGCAGTACGCCCGGAACGTCAGCCCCCGCGCGCGGGCGCGCAGGCGGATGCCGGTCAGCCAGCCCCAGAACTCCGCGAACGACCTCGCCTCGTCGTCGCACGGCAGCGGGTCCCAGGTGGCGAAGGCGCGGTAGCCGTGTTCCTCACCCACGTCGGCGCCGGACAGCCAGCAGCCCCACATGTACGCGCCCAGGTCGCCGAAGCTCTCCATGTCGACGTCCACCTCGACGTCGGCGCG
This DNA window, taken from Saccharothrix variisporea, encodes the following:
- a CDS encoding alginate O-acetyltransferase AlgX-related protein, with translation MTPADSRDQNQLTPLPAIPESFLPNEHALYRPRHSERQRGARIAATVFFLTPLVLLGLGVRPPEFENRPLASFPSPADGFGFFTSFDRWSTDHLPLRDVAVRAADGVSRGVFGEPYPFGQKHSSGAVPGAVPAPPQDESLDGVEIPRASGFPVVVEGSDGWLYLGYDVQVACQPARPLDEVIAKLNKLRAGVEASGRKFVLVVPPNKATAAPANLGDDYLGAKCYQRARDEFWRRLAPETGALDLRADLDAAAREVGRPVYAKNDTHWTHEGGIVMTRAIAEAVQPGSTKNWRITKTRAFDLVGDLPKLLGRTQRWQVQEYDLAPDGKEVRSHDVNDTFKEPKRLTQPAGSGGVAPKVGLIGDSFTFLVNRYLAGGFSDITMVHGDVVESDPAKVGRMLADQDVVVLEAVERTLVGGINPVLSDENIDALLTELAKRPRR
- the gmd gene encoding GDP-mannose 4,6-dehydratase encodes the protein MARALITGITGQDGRYLAELLNSKGYEVFGLVKGQNNPRAELIQQELPFVELVSGDLQDLPSLVAALEQTQPDEVYNLAAISFVALSFKQAELTANVTGLGVLRMLEAIRMAGGSQNNPIRFYQASSSEMFGKVRETPQRETTPFYPRSPYGVAKVFGHDITVNYRDSYGLYACSGILFNHESPRRGLEFVTRKITNAVARIKLGLQDTLVLGDLEPRRDWGFAGDYVQAMWQMLQQDEPDDFVIATGKTHRVRDFVNAAFTHAGIEDWEKHVTQDPRFFRPAEVDLLVGDASKAHDKLGWKPEVDFDQLVAMMVDNDIDVESRKAGLA
- a CDS encoding response regulator, which encodes MLVRAGFRLLLDTEDGFEVVGEAGDGAEAVRLAHEHHPDVVVMDIRMPGTDGLEATRRVKAELPDVKVLVLTTFNVDEYVFEALKSGASGFLLKDTDPVELLHALRVVAQGDALLAPSVTRRLIEEFAARPEHRRPDPAALRELTAREREVLALVAGGLSNEEIADHLVISPATSRTHVSRVMVKLGARDRAQLVVLAYESGLVTPRRA
- a CDS encoding sensor histidine kinase, which translates into the protein MAWLAWVWFGATFVPLLWRRRFPIAVLAVTGVSTWLYYVTGHWGPLIVAPAIALLSLRQVRKVERRDRQVEEERLRIAREVHDVVAHSLAMINVQAGVAAHVADRRPEEAVKALKAIKEASGHALEDLRATLGVLRTGEGTAPVPSLRRLDELVGPVPKARVVGEPGELPAPVDAAAYRVVQESLTNAMRYAPDATAVTITFTRTDDALELSVRDDGSGAHGGRQGAGTGLRGMRERVAALGGRFAAGPHPEGGFEVRAVLPWEGSHDQGGAGRRPGAGPGGFPAAAGHRGRVRGGRRGGRRRGGGPAGA
- a CDS encoding gamma-glutamyltransferase family protein — protein: MFTTRPELVGTHGMVASTHWLASGAGMAVLEDGGNAFDAAVAAGFVLQVVEPHLNGPGGEVPVVFAAAGESAPRVLAGQGVAPAGATAEHYRSLGLDLVPGSGLLAATVPGAWDGWLTLLRDYGTKSLREVLGHAIGYARDGFPLLERVSSVVDTVSDLFRDHWTSSAALWLPGGKPPKPGSRFRNPKLADTWEWLLAAGEAAGSDREAQIEAARRAWSQGFVAAQVDEFCKTAFRDESGRDHAGVLTGEDMASWQATYEDAVAVEFGEWTVAKVGGWSQGPVLLQQLLLLEGFSDRLTYVDGVPTAETVHLAVECAKLAFADREAWYGDSGDVPLDVLLSREYAAERRALVGDTASLELRPGSPGGRRAVLPEHIRSGHDAAGSGRGGGALGEPTVERTGVSRGDTVHVDVVDRWGNIVSATPSGGWLQSSPTIPSLGFCLGSRAQMFWLDQGLPNSLVPGRRPRITLSPSLALRDGLPALAFGTPGGDQQDQWQLAFWLAHTAGRMNLQEAIDSPMWHTNAFPSSFAPRGWTPGELVAETRLGADALAELGARGHRVVEAGAWTLGRMSAVARDSRDGFLRAAANPRGNQGYAVGR
- a CDS encoding UDP-glucose dehydrogenase family protein, with the protein product MFVRRIAVVGTGYVGLTTGACLASLGHRVVCADVDVLKVSRLRAGQVDILEPGLTELVGEGQAAGRLHFTADLTTAVADAEVVFLCLPTPMGAGGAADLSAVESVARDLREVLPYGTVVVCKSTVPVGTSQRVAALLGREDVAVVSNPEFLREGSAVRDFLHPDRIVVGSDSPQAAERVAALFAKLGAPTVLMDAASAEMVKYAANCFLAMKLSYVNAVAELCELVGADVSSVTDGMGYDRRIGQSFLKPGPGWGGSCLPKDTHAMVQIAESVGVDFALVKATIDTNHRQQRRVVDKVRDAVGGTLAGARIGILGLAFKAGTNDLRDSPALAVAELLAFEGAELVAHDPEIREPLVGMTVVDDPYSAVRDADAVVLLTEWPEFRTLDWARVAGLMNGVLVLDTRNHLDEDALRRAGLVREGLGRKQPAAAG
- a CDS encoding SDR family NAD(P)-dependent oxidoreductase, whose amino-acid sequence is MKIEGTAAVVTGGASGLGLATARALAAKGAAVFALDLKVEGAPEVEGVTYLAADVTSEEDVQAAVDTAAGSGNPLRIVVNCAGIGPSTRTVGKSGPHSLELYRKVIDVNLVGTFNVLRLAAAAMGKTEPLEHGQRGIVINTASIAAFDGQIGQVAYASSKAAVVGMTLPAARDLSSVGVRVMTIAPGIVDTPMLATVSEEFRAGLAAGVPFPKRLALPEEYAQLAVSIVEHDYLNGEVIRMDGALRMAPR